A genomic stretch from Aedes albopictus strain Foshan chromosome 2, AalbF5, whole genome shotgun sequence includes:
- the LOC134287382 gene encoding uncharacterized protein LOC134287382 produces the protein MIFTVDLPVDVSCSPLRLSIDELIPVGVPGVPCEDSLFIVPTLDGATDVDQNRCTSENAGGSHNNQTRMNDRRNMDASMLAGSVIDLNCASGSTSAPSSGTQGAEHAMEEEQILSHQQPLERYDDHYSFDMVAMGMKAGSETSGKRK, from the exons ATGATTTTTACAGTAGATCTACCAGTAGATGTTTCGTGTTCACCTCTACGCCTTTCAATCGACGAACTAATTCCGGTAGGTGTGCCAGGTGTACCCTGTGAGGACTCGTTATTCATCGTTCCAA CTCTGGATGGTGCGACAGACGTGGATCAAAACAGGTGTACATCTGAGAACGCAGGCGGATCTCACAATAACCAGACAAGGATGAATGATCGACGAAACATGGACGCCAGCATGTTAGCAGGCAGTGTGATCGACCTGAACTGTGCAAGTGGAAGCACGTCGGCGCCCTCCTCAG GTACGCAAGGTGCGGAGCATGCAATGGAAGAAGAACAAATTTTATCTCATCAACAACCTTTGGAGCGATACGATGACCACTACTCCTTCGACATGGTGGCAATGGGCATGAAGGCTGGATCGGAAACGTCTGGCAAACGTAAGTAG